The following proteins are encoded in a genomic region of Candida albicans SC5314 chromosome 4, complete sequence:
- a CDS encoding uncharacterized protein (Protein with B-cell receptor-associated protein 31-like domain; membrane-localized protein) codes for MSLQMSLVFCTLIGQMITLLVLVLPLPYVVRQKIVDLTFVLQKSQNFRVGIVFSIILMSLQLLDCIQRLNKYADAETNPHFPGIDYDRLASKFYSQRNLYLSGAVLYLQVAIGTVVTIVRKMVLKEKLYREANIKPATDDEATEIEKLKHLIELKQQDIDTFKKQVQGLQKAYNSLTPEEKKNKNE; via the coding sequence ATGAGTCTTCAAATGTCATTAGTTTTTTGCACCTTGATTGGTCAAATGATTACGTtattagttttagttttacCATTACCTTATGTCGTCCGACAAAAAATCGTTGACTTGACATTTGTATTGCAAAAGAGTCAAAACTTTCGTGTTGGGATTGTATTTTCTATCATTTTGATGAGTTTACAACTTTTAGATTGCATACAAAGATTGAACAAGTATGCTGACGCTGAGACCAATCCACATTTCCCTGGAATTGATTACGATCGATTGGCCAGTAAGTTCTATTCCCAAAGAAACCTTTACTTAAGTGGCGCAGTCTTATATTTGCAGGTTGCAATTGGAACTGTCGTCACTATTGTTAGAAAAATGGTTTTGAAGGAAAAGCTTTACCGTGAAGCAAACATAAAGCCAGCAACCGATGATGAAGCTACAGAAATTGAGAAATTGAAGCActtgattgaattgaaacaacaagataTTGATACATTTAAGAAACAAGTTCAAGGTTTACAAAAAGCTTACAACTCTTTGACACCagaagagaagaaaaataagaaCGAGTAA
- a CDS encoding chromatin-binding transcription coactivator (Ortholog(s) have chromatin binding, transcription coactivator activity): MAFKRGAPASNSNEVEILLDSKKQVTVRKYNNVNLVDIREFYTDRDGVKRPGKKGISLTEDTYYKLLEATNKIQNALDDLNGGASNKRVKLDKKEERHEKPQKKEPERKAVIEKEQESEQKEVAETKKQASEPQAEGEEEISDADE; the protein is encoded by the coding sequence ATGGCATTCAAAAGAGGAGCACCAGCATCCAATTCAAATGAAGTAGAGATTTTGTTGGATCTGAAGAAACAGGTTACTGTTCGTAAATACAACAACGTCAATTTAGTAGATATTAGAGAGTTTTATACCGATAGGGATGGCGTCAAGAGACCAGGTAAAAAGGGAATATCATTGACTGAAGACACTTACTATAAGTTGTTGGAAGCTACTAACAAGATTCAAAACGCCTTAGACGATTTAAATGGCGGAGCCCTGAACAAAAGAGTGAAATTAGACAAAAAAGAGGAAAGACATGAAAAACCACAGAAAAAGGAGCCTGAAAGGAAAGCTGTCATTGAGAAGGAGCAGGAAAGTGAACAGAAAGAAGTGGCAGAGACTAAAAAACAAGCTTCCGAACCACAAGCAGAAggggaagaagaaattagtGATGCTGATGAGTAg
- the MNR2 gene encoding putative Mg(2+) transporter (Putative ion transporter; fungal-specific (no human or murine homolog)) — translation MGKPKKHMSFTATNYVPTDDQSPDSSNLRNHANGTKNSTSSLDQLINSGTFIDHRKSFDWANAHSSPTNRRRKKSNGSFRNQKSNKDPPSLPLTNRNLQTLIRRSSTIEDPISPTAVAIDIDKFTNEQRSFAKSNTWQDHYEDRDDEQYSYSEFGESNPSSEHSSDSTSLDDVCFPDFREDVKTTSAWPDLHVLEEFIKEELEEVQTDLEPTVNFGGNVVHSENEDATESTPLIDSFKVNEVESLGSENNPFQIRPTPIQPWERSQQNIPPILKDVNKGKVDKEICRFTYFREDLSKTIHSPTMSGLIEDKSKIYESLEDFFPPTRSKPPSIHMKPDSVSSTNLAPLTKSRPETPTPSSVNDSLSRREPFWLDVFDPTEEEMKVLSKTFGIHPLTTEDIFLGEAREKVELFKSYYFVCFTSFDVVYEKRRQRAKEQEKKLNKLQDMYENGSDNGSTLESKSPFKLLKSLFSRKRRLSSYLEKPTSTSIKSQGKKIRDGELSPLNMYIIVFKTGVITFHFSATPHPINVRRRARMLKDYLSVTSDWICYALIDDITDSFAPMIETIETEVNAIEDAILKMHSGESDSEDESEEESDHPENVFVFRKRSKSMVDHKSGPRLAKSVSSSSGTNSSRILGWKRKGDMLRRIGECRKRVMSVMRLLSSKADVIKAFSKRFNESEGSSSEIGMYLGDIQDHIVTMLQALAHYEKLLARFHSNYLAQINIDMTKVNNDTNDVLGKITILGTIVLPINVVTGLWGMNCLVPGQDYEGLAWFWGIVGCMALFSLVAYNYARRVTGL, via the coding sequence atgGGTAAACCAAAGAAACATATGTCATTTACAGCTACCAACTATGTCCCAACAGACGACCAGTCTCCCGACTCGTCAAATCTACGCAATCACGCAAACGGAACAAAAAACAGCACTAGCTCATTAGaccaattaatcaattcagGTACTTTTATAGACCATCGGAAGTCTTTTGATTGGGCAAATGCACACTCATCACCCACaaacagaagaagaaaaaaatcaaatggttCCTTCCGAAACcagaaatcaaacaaaGATCCACCAAGTTTACCGTTAACGAATAGAAATTTACAAACACTTATTAGAAGATCCTCAACAATTGAGGACCCGATCTCACCAACTGCGGTTGCTATTGATATAGACAAGTTCACCAACGAACAGAGACTGTTTGCTAAATCGAATACTTGGCAGGATCATTACGAGGATCGAGACGATGAACAGTACTCGTATTCTGAGTTTGGAGAATCTAACCCTTCCTCGGAACATTCAAGCGACTCAACATCTTTGGATGATGTATGCTTCCCTGATTTCAGAGAAGATGTGAAAACTACCAGTGCTTGGCCTGACTTGCATGTTTTAGAAGAATTTATAAAGGAAGAATTGGAGGAAGTACAGACAGACTTGGAACCCACAGTGAATTTTGGAGGCAATGTTGTGCACAGCGAAAATGAAGATGCCACAGAGAGTACACCTTTGATAGACAGCTTCAAGGTGAACGAGGTTGAGTCCTTAGGTCTGGAAAATAACCCTTTTCAAATCCGACCAACCCCAATACAACCATGGGAGAGATCACAGCAGAATATACCACCCATTTTAAAGGATGTGAACAAGGGGAAAGTTGACAAAGAGATTTGCCGGTTCACTTATTTCCGTGAAGACTTGTCTAAAACAATACACTCGCCTACAATGCTGGGGTTGATCGAGGACAAGTCAAAAATTTACGAGAGCCTTGAAGATTTTTTCCCACCCACCAGATCAAAACCACCATCTATCCATATGAAACCGGATTCAGTGTCTTCAACAAACTTAGCACCGTTGACCAAGTCGCGGCCGGAAACACCCACTCCGTCATCTGTGAATGATAGCTTGTCTCGCCGTGAACCATTTTGGCTCGATGTTTTCGACCCAACAGAAGAGGAAATGAAAGTGCTTTCCAAAACATTTGGTATTCATCCTTTAACTACAGAAGATATATTTCTTGGTGAGGCAAGAGAGAAAGTAGAATTGTTTAAATCATACTACTTTGTTTGTTTCACTTCATTTGATGTAGTGTACGAAAAAAGACGGCAACGAGcaaaagaacaagaaaagaagtTGAACAAGTTACAAGACATGTACGAAAACGGTTCTGATAACGGGAGCACATTAGAATCGAAATCGCCTTTCAAATTGCTAAAGTCCCTTTTCAGTCGAAAGAGGAGACTTTCATCGTATTTAGAAAAACCAACTAGCACATCGATTAAATCGCAGGGCAAAAAAATTCGAGATGGGGAGCTTCTGCCGTTAAACATGTACATTATCGTTTTCAAAACTGGTGTTATtacttttcatttttcgGCAACCCCTCATCCAATTAATGTTCGTAGACGTGCTCGAATGTTGAAAGATTATTTATCGGTAACTTCCGATTGGATATGCTATGCTTTAATAGATGACATCACTGATTCTTTTGCCCCCATGAtagaaacaattgaaaccGAAGTGAATGCGATCGAGGATGCAATTTTGAAGATGCATTCAGGAGAATCTGATTCTGAAGATGAaagtgaagaagaatcCGACCATCCAGAAAATGTATTTGTTTTCAGAAAACGGTCGAAATCAATGGTAGACCATAAATCGGGGCCCAGATTAGCGAAATCGGTATCCAGTTCCAGTGGAACTAACTCATCTCGAATTCTTGGCTGGAAGCGTAAAGGTGATATGTTGAGAAGAATTGGAGAATGCAGAAAAAGAGTCATGTCCGTGATGAGATTGTTATCGTCAAAAGCGGATGTCATTAAAGCTTTCAGCAAACGATTCAACGAACTGGAAGGATCGCTGCTGGAAATTGGAATGTATTTAGGTGATATACAAGATCATATTGTTACCATGTTGCAGGCCTTGGCCCATTATGAAAAGTTGTTAGCGAGATTCCATTCGAATTACTTGGCtcaaataaatattgatatgACCAAAGTGAACAACGATACAAATGATGTGTTAGGGAAAATCACAATATTGGGTACAATCGTGTTGCCAATCAATGTGGTAACTGGGCTCTGGGGTATGAACTGTTTGGTTCCTGGTCAAGATTATGAAGGCTTAGCCTGGTTTTGGGGAATTGTTGGATGTATGGCTTTGTTTAGTCTTGTTGCTTACAATTATGCGAGAAGAGTAACCGGTTTATAA
- a CDS encoding uncharacterized protein (Ortholog(s) have enzyme inhibitor activity and role in actin cortical patch assembly, negative regulation of catalytic activity, septin cytoskeleton organization): MTDQDFNFATTILTSKTPQQAAAIIPNVITGSTGLNKDLITWFKHYSSTLENYTQGLQQLIDEATKIAERSSIGFNNFPRNWNCLVNAVKTEHDNNEAVNKHLRQEIINPLRELIEKDVRISELMINGQELQEISGNLNREGEIQWNYKAPQSFQNLEDFKKIEIQVMFDIILNFFQLNNGKLTKDLKNNENSTNYLLGSFKLDAEMQNQLNYLVNTQFATPQRGLQQQGQHLAPAAVPNNKQRRNSSFAKSEKLASPKKPSKLKSKVGSIFGRKKKKEKFTGADSIAEDESLSEVSLPPTRTRNSSVLSRSNSTRRSFIDRFHRDESSTGISRQHEQHQQPLSDPLPHAEKPQPEIPQSPEAPQAKSLEPVSEVQKESFPPMQNGSERKGENQQSRVDVPSQTLSPVTPTHDGFGGSVKPLPEPVDSPNVIKYNDSDDSSTEERRGSLLEKHNLEVQPVSSPFTTQPPAPVPQASRSRQSSDGIYSFEAGDDSNPISATPRSEQNVFGQMPDPNLSPEKTLAPPPPPSRKVLHHEEPTVRDSALFHNLPAASHSGRDSVMAPLASQDTGHSLLKNDFKHENLASTLGLSSSIAEVINASFKDGQLIKSQVVGEVAFNYNGNASDPLVVTIPNSFDKVLVNKTFIEDLGQSKYKVNPTSITSKTLGGLKYLLKPTQVPVIIQQIWKFEPHQSSLMVSIRSTTPLVLENFVVSVALNQDIEATSASSKPQGAFNKEKNRITWRYPQSLALNGEERLIARFMTNGLGSEHESGVQIKFQVKDPQVKYCSIYSENGEEIPTFRNLVSGSYSGHL, from the coding sequence ATGACTGACCaagattttaattttgcAACAACCATATTAACGTCCAAGACTCCCCAACAGGCGGCAGCAATTATCCCTAACGTAATAACTGGCTCCACTGGATTGAACAAGGATTTAATTACATGGTTTAAACATTATAGCTCAACATTGGAAAATTATACACAGGGGTTACagcaattgattgatgagGCCACCAAGATAGCTGAGCGTAGTAGTATTGGCTTCAATAACTTTCCCCGTAACTGGAACTGCTTGGTGAATGCTGTTAAGACCGAACACGATAACAACGAAGCTGTCAATAAACATTTGCGACAGGAAATCATCAATCCATTAAGAGAGTTGATAGAAAAAGATGTTCGTATTTCTGAATTAATGATTAATGGACAAGAGTTGCAAGAAATAAGCGGTAACTTGAATAGAGAAGGAGAGATACAGTGGAACTACAAAGCACCacaaagttttcaaaatttggaggactttaaaaaaattgaaattcaagTGATGTTTGatataattttgaatttcttccaattaaataatgGTAAATTAACCAAGGacttgaaaaataatgagAACTCCACTAATTATCTTTTGGGAAGCTTCAAATTGGATGCAGAAATGCAAAACCAATTGAACTATTTGGTTAACACACAATTTGCAACTCCACAGAGAGGATTACAGCAGCAAGGTCAACATCTTGCTCCTGCTGCCGTGccaaacaataaacaaagaagaaatagcTCATTTGCCAAACTGGAAAAATTGGCATCTCCAAAGAAACCTTCAAAACTAAAGTCCAAAGttggttcaatttttggcagaaaaaagaagaaggaaaaattCACTGGAGCTGATTCAATTGCTGAAGATGAATCATTATCTGAGGTTTCTTTGCCACCTACAAGAACTAGGAATTCATCGGTGTTGTCTCGCAGTAACTCAACTAGAAGATCTTTTATTGACCGCTTCCATAGAGATGAGTCTAGCACTGGCATTAGCAGACAACATGAGCAGCACCAGCAGCCTTTGAGTGATCCTTTGCCTCACGCAGAGAAGCCTCAACCGGAAATTCCCCAATCACCAGAAGCTCCACAGGCCAAATCACTAGAGCCTGTATCAGAAGTACAAAAAGAACTGTTCCCACCTATGCAAAACGGGTCCGAAAGGAAAGGTGAAAATCAGCAGTCGAGAGTTGATGTACCCTCTCAAACCTTGTCACCAGTTACTCCTACTCACGATGGATTTGGTGGTTCTGTTAAACCATTACCAGAACCTGTTGATTCTCCAAATGTGATTAAATACAATGACTCGGACGACTCTTCTACAGAAGAACGTAGAGGCTCGTTACTTGAAAAACACAATTTAGAAGTACAACCTGTATCTTCCCCATTCACTACTCAACCGCCAGCACCTGTGCCACAAGCATCCAGATCTAGACAAAGCAGTGATGGCATTTACTCGTTTGAAGCGGGTGATGATTCCAACCCAATCTCGGCTACTCCAAGATCCGAGCAAAATGTGTTTGGACAGATGCCAGACCCAAATTTGTCTCCTGAAAAGACTCTTgctccaccaccaccaccttcGAGAAAAGTTTTGCACCATGAAGAACCAACTGTAAGGGATTCAGCTCTTTTCCACAATTTACCTGCTGCCTCCCATTCTGGAAGAGATTCGGTAATGGCTCCATTAGCAAGTCAAGACACGGGTCATTcgttgttgaaaaatgatttcaaaCACGAAAACTTGGCATCCACCCTCGGATTGAGCTCTTCTATTGCTGAAGTCATCAATGCCAGCTTTAAGGATGGACAGTTGATTAAATCACAAGTAGTTGGTGAAGTGGCCTTCAATTATAATGGTAATGCTTCCGATCCACTTGTGGTCACTATTCCTAATAGTTTCGATAAAGTACTCGTGAACAAGACTTTTATTGAGGATTTAGGTCAAAGCAAGTATAAAGTGAACCCAACTTCAATTACGTCTAAAACTCTTGGTGGGTTGAAATATCTTTTGAAACCAACACAGGTACCAGtgataattcaacaaatatgGAAATTTGAACCTCATCAGTCAAGTTTGATGGTTAGCATTCGTTCAACTACACCTTTGGtattggaaaattttgttGTCTCTGTAGCTTTGAATCAAGACATTGAAGCAACATCTGCTTCCTCAAAGCCTCAAGGTGCGTTTAATAAAGAGAAAAACAGAATAACATGGAGATATCCACAGTCCCTCGCATTGAATGGTGAAGAGCGTTTGATAGCTAGATTTATGACTAATGGATTGGGTTCCGAACATGAGTCTGGTGTGCAGATTAAATTTCAAGTTAAGGATCCACAAGTCAAGTACTGTAGTATTTACAGTGAGAATGGCGAAGAGATTCCTACGTTTAGAAATTTGGTTAGCGGTAGTTATAGTGGTCATCTTTAA
- the MEP2 gene encoding ammonium permease (Ammonium permease and regulator of nitrogen starvation-induced filamentation; 11 predicted transmembrane regions; in low nitrogen cytoplasmic C-terminus activates Ras/cAMP and MAPK signal transduction pathways to induce filamentation), whose protein sequence is MSGNFTGTGTGGDVFKVDLNEQFDRADMVWIGTASVLVWIMIPGVGLLYSGISRKKHALSLMWAALMAACVAAFQWFWWGYSLVFAHNGSVFLGTLQNFCLKDVLGAPSIVKTVPDILFCLYQGMFAAVTAILMAGAGCERARLGPMMVFLFIWLTVVYCPIAYWTWGGNGWLVSLGALDFAGGGPVHENSGFAALAYSLWLGKRHDPVAKGKVPKYKPHSVSSIVMGTIFLWFGWYGFNGGSTGNSSMRSWYACVNTNLAAATGGLTWMLVDWFRTGGKWSTVGLCMGAIAGLVGITPAAGYVPVYTSVIFGIVPAIICNFAVDLKDLLQIDDGMDVWALHGVGGFVGNFMTGLFAADYVAMIDGTEIDGGWMNHHWKQLGYQLAGSCAVAAWSFTVTSIILLAMDRIPFLRIRLHEDEEMLGTDLAQIGEYAYYADDDPETNPYVLEPIRSTTISQPLPHIDGVADGSSNNDSGEAKN, encoded by the coding sequence ATGTCTGGAAATTTCACTGGAACAGGCACAGGTGGAGATGTGTTCAAAGTCGATTTAAATGAACAATTTGATCGTGCCGATATGGTATGGATTGGCACTGCAAGTGTTTTGGTATGGATTATGATTCCTGGTGTGGGTCTCTTGTATTCAGGGATCTCCCGTAAGAAACAtgcattatcattaatgtGGGCTGCTTTGATGGCTGCGTGTGTGGCAGCCTTCCAATGGTTCTGGTGGGGGTACTCGTTGGTTTTTGCCCACAATGGCTCTGTGTTTTTAGGGACCTTGCAAAACTTTTGTCTCAAGGATGTTTTGGGTGCACCATCTATTGTTAAAACCGTGCCCGATATCTTGTTCTGTCTTTACCAAGGGATGTTTGCTGCTGTCACTGCTATTTTGATGGCTGGTGCTGGGTGTGAACGTGCGAGATTAGGTCCTATGATGgtgtttttgtttatctGGTTGACTGTTGTTTACTGTCCTATTGCCTATTGGACATGGGGTGGAAATGGTTGGTTGGTCAGCTTAGGTGCATTGGATTTCGCCGGTGGCGGTCCAGTTCACGAAAACTCTGGGTTTGCTGCCTTGGCATACTCTCTCTGGTTGGGTAAGAGACATGACCCAGTTGCCAAGGGCAAAGTTCCAAAATACAAGCCACATTCGGTTTCCTCCATTGTTATGGGCACAATCTTTCTTTGGTTTGGTTGGTACGGTTTCAACGGTGGGTCCACTGGTAACTCTTCCATGCGTTCATGGTACGCCTGTGTCAATACCAATCTTGCTGCCGCAACTGGTGGGTTGACTTGGATGCTTGTCGATTGGTTCAGAACAGGTGGTAAGTGGTCGACTGTTGGTTTATGTATGGGTGCTATTGCTGGTCTTGTTGGTATCACTCCTGCTGCTGGTTACGTTCCCGTTTACACGTCAGTAATCTTCGGGATTGTTCCAGCCATTATTTGTAACTTTGCAGTAGACTTGAAGGACTTGTTGCAGATTGATGATGGTATGGACGTGTGGGCACTCCATGGTGTTGGTGGATTTGTTGGTAACTTTATGACTGGGTTATTTGCTGCAGACTACGTTGCCATGATTGATGGAACTGAGATTGATGGTGGGTGGATGAACCACCACTGGAAGCAATTGGGGTATCAGTTAGCAGGAAGCTGTGCAGTCGCTGCCTGGTCGTTCACTGTGACGTCCATTATTTTGCTTGCCATGGACAGAATCCCATTTCTCAGAATCCGTCTCCACGAAGACGAGGAAATGTTGGGAACCGACTTGGCCCAAATTGGTGAATATGCCTATTATGCTGATGACGATCCTGAAACCAACCCATACGTCTTGGAACCTATCCGTTCTACTACTATAAGCCAACCATTACCTCATATTGATGGTGTTGCTGATGGGTCTAGTAATAACGACTCAGGAGAAGCTAAAAATTAA
- the HOF1 gene encoding formin-binding protein (Ortholog of S. cerevisiae Hof1; a protein localized to the bud neck and required for cytokinesis in S. cerevisiae; periodic mRNA expression, peak at cell-cycle G2/M phase; mutant is viable) — protein MRVSNPQSSKTLFVNNFWGNSPEKSFEIVTTRIKDSLNTLNEIINFYQEKINIEKEYTKKLEKLQSKCILGTNETGTLKQSLDKLSIENQSMINYNHKFIKTIIHTNLEKLQTFQQLYTQRVNKLEHHMGKVLIKRQQALKELEYYKSKYQEECTQLKSLRLSLQTTWGRELEKNQSKFNKINSQINSTRKHYHMALVNYKEINEIYKRDWSISLNDFYKLEVERIQVTKINCFNYCNNIATLCVDQDSAVDLARPMFAQIQPITDLEEFSGNYGTGNKIFNDPEFVDYMTGCEEPRVGYTLSNFPNPDCSNILTRTYSTYTGNGNTSKQVEQKRSDDKLNDNIFTQPHAVQYDPNRVHAPIKEMSKLPIPKLPPTNNRTKTPSPTRKPPSDYHSNYSDDIFSKDERLQSSNGSSDYSSERNWASPRKREKQLQEVQEKISRRATNDFKNIPKIPEPEKVPVIKDFSIDFIAKALEDLNAGGNGDVNQFRRSLRNGRPKSDFIDDSDEVAKRHESINFNRPKSTVPRRSIKLTPVNKKPFVTKAIARYSFKPQTEGELYFKKGWKMYIIHKQEDNWFVCELGDNCLQSSGMIGLVPGNYIVEGDDLF, from the coding sequence ATGCGAGTATCTAATCCACAACTGTCAAAAACCCTATTTGTGAATAACTTTTGGGGTAACTCCCCAGAGAAAAGTTTTGAAATCGTCACAACTAGAATTAAAGATTCATTAAATAcattaaatgaaataatcAACTTTTATCAAGAGAAAATCAATATCGAAAAAGAATACACCAAAAAACTAGAGAAGCTCCAAAGCAAATGTATATTAGGGACCAATGAAACAGGAACTTTGAAACAATCACTAGACAAGCTTTCTATTGAGAACCAACTGATGATTAATTACAACCACAAGTTTATCAAGACAATAATCCACACCAACTTGGAAAAGCTACAGACATTCCAACAGCTATATACACAAAGAGTCAACAAATTGGAACACCATATGGGAAAGGTACTAATAAAGAGGCAACAGGCTctaaaagaattggaatattacaaatcaaaataccAAGAAGAATGCACCCAATTAAAGTCATTGCGACTACTGCTCCAAACGACATGGGGTCGAGAATTAGAGAAAAACCAACTgaaatttaacaaaataaatagCCAAATAAACCTGACACGGAAACACTATCATATGGCATTAGTAAATTACAAAGAAATAAACGAAATCTACAAGCGAGATTGGAGTATATCGTTAAATGATTTCTATAAACTAGAAGTCGAGAGAATACAAGTcacaaaaatcaattgtttcaattacTGTAATAATATTGCCACATTATGTGTCGACCAGGATCTGGCAGTGGATCTTGCAAGACCAATGTTTGCCCAGATACAACCTATAACAGATCTTGAAGAGTTCAGTGGCAATTATGGTACGGGCAACAAGATTTTCAATGACCCTGAATTTGTGGATTATATGACAGGCTGTGAGGAACCTAGAGTAGGGTACACATTACTGaattttccaaatccaGACTGCTCAAATATACTTACCAGAACATATTCAACATACACCGGAAATGGGAATACATCAAAACAAGTGGAACAAAAGAGAAGTGACGATAAATTAAACGATAACATTTTTACACAACCACATGCAGTTCAGTATGACCCCAACCGTGTTCATGCTCCTATCAAAGAAATGTCGAAGCTACCGATACCCAAATTACCACCTACAAATAACAGAACGAAAACACCGTCGCCAACTCGGAAACCACCTTCCGACTATCATTCCAACTATTCAGATGATATATTTTCCAAGGATGAAAGATTACAATCCAGCAATGGCTCTTCAGATTATAGTTCGGAAAGAAATTGGGCATCACCCaggaaaagagaaaaacaACTTCAAGAAGTCCAAGAGAAAATAAGTCGAAGAGCAACAAAcgatttcaaaaatatacCCAAGATACCAGAGCCTGAAAAGGTTCCTGTGATAAAGGATTTTTCAATAGATTTTATTGCCAAAGCTCTCGAGGATCTAAATGCAGGTGGTAATGGAGACgttaatcaatttagaCGATCATTGAGAAATGGACGTCCCAAGTCAgattttattgatgataGCGATGAAGTTGCCAAACGGCACGAGTctattaatttcaatcGACCCAAATCAACAGTGCCAAGAAGATCAATAAAACTTACCCCAGTCAACAAAAAACCATTTGTTACAAAAGCCATTGCAAGATATTCATTCAAGCCTCAAACTGAGGGCGAATTGTACTTTAAAAAGGGTTGGAAAATGTACATTATTCACAAACAAGAAGATAATTGGTTTGTATGCGAATTAGGTGACAACTGCCTTCAGTCATCAGGTATGATTGGCTTAGTTCCTGGCAACTATATTGTTGAAGGAGATGATTTATTCTAG
- a CDS encoding D-arabinose 1-dehydrogenase (NAD(P)(+)) (Ortholog(s) have D-arabinose 1-dehydrogenase [NAD(P)+] activity and role in dehydro-D-arabinono-1,4-lactone biosynthetic process), whose protein sequence is MLQPIGKPEVLDPYSIKNLPPLIIGGAVFNYQYSSDPHSLPVQELIERAFQLGLNALDTSPYYGPSEEIIGQALQKISFSRDQYYICTKAGRVKLDEFDYSRASVRSSVERSLQRLGTSYIDLVYMHDIEFVEPDQIMDALKELHLLKSEGLIKNFGISGYPVKFLYEIALRCKNEIAPLDAVLSYCNGCIQNTLLFEYHDKFLQDCGVQTVLNGSILSMSMLRSDITHSFHPASPALKQRVADIAEKLKEENVELADLATRFAIKEWLFKYKSGIVLGVSNLHELESAVQCYSDVKSGVFNDGKLVEQVQTSLAEHFNETWPSGNH, encoded by the coding sequence ATGCTTCAGCCAATTGGTAAACCTGAAGTTCTCGACCCTTACTCGATCAAAAACTTACCACCATTGATAATTGGAGGGGCCGTGTTTAATTATCAATACTCTTCCGACCCACATTCCCTTCCTGTACAAGAATTGATCGAACGGGCTTTTCAACTAGGTTTAAATGCCCTTGATACGTCACCATATTATGGACCCTCCGAGGAGATTATCGGCCAAGCTTTACAAAAGATATCATTTTCTCGAGACCAATACTATATTTGCACCAAAGCTGGTCGAGTCAAGTtggatgaatttgattacAGCCGAGCTAGTGTTCGTCTGTCTGTAGAGAGATCTTTGCAACGTTTGGGCACTTCTTACATCGATTTGGTTTATATGCACGATATCGAGTTTGTTGAACCGGATCAGATTATGGATGCATTGAAAGAATTACATTTACTCAAAAGTGAAGGGcttattaaaaattttgggaTTTCAGGCTACCCGgtgaaatttttatatGAGATTGCTCTTAGAtgtaaaaatgaaattgctCCATTGGATGCAGTGTTGTCATACTGTAATGGATGTATCCAAAatacattattatttgagtACCACGACAAGTTCTTACAAGACTGTGGTGTTCAGACAGTTTTGAATGGATCGATTCTTTCCATGTCGATGTTGAGATCAGATATAACACATTCATTTCATCCTGCATCACCAGCATTAAAACAACGAGTTGCTGATATTGCcgaaaaattgaaagaagaaaatgttgAATTAGCTGACTTGGCTACTCGATTTGCAATTAAAGAATGGTTgtttaaatataaatctGGCATAGTTTTAGGAGTGTCTAATTTGCACGAGTTGGAGTCTGCAGTACAATGTTACTCGGATGTAAAGAGTGGGGTTTTCAACGACGGAAAATTGGTAGAGCAGGTACAGACATCATTAGCGGAACATTTCAATGAAACATGGCCTAGTGGCAATCATTGA